In one Brassica oleracea var. oleracea cultivar TO1000 chromosome C9, BOL, whole genome shotgun sequence genomic region, the following are encoded:
- the LOC106313172 gene encoding probable pectinesterase/pectinesterase inhibitor 47: protein MQTQHFSSSLLFLTLLCLSWAFLISSTQPPTQAPLQSPTQPPTQPPSQPPSQPPPRPTSQPPSQPPSQPTSQPPSQPPSQPPSKPPTQPPSKPPTKSSQQANVACKSTPYPKLCRTILSAFKSSPSDPYRYGKFTLKQCLKQARRLSKVINRFAQRVEKDPKASTPEEVSAVADCGDLAALSVEYLEAVTDELKAAELMTEALVDRVSSLLGGVVTNQQTCLDGLEDANSTFASVLGSPLGNVTQLYSVSLGLVSNALSRNLKRYKGSKGKIFGGGNKAIREPLETLIKVLRKTCDKSKECRHDRSLGELGETSGGSILVREAVIVGPYENDNFTTITEAVAAAPNKTLPEDGYFVIYAREGLYEEYIVISNKKRNIMLIGDGINKTIITGNHSFIDGWTTYNSSSFAVVGDRFVAVDVTFRNTAGPEKHQAVAVRNNADGSTFYRCSFEGYQDTLYVHSLRQFYRECDIYGTVDFIFGNAAAVFQNCNIYARKPMVNQKNAVTAHGRTDPNQKTGISIINCTIGAAPDLAADPNPAMTFLGRPWKPYSRTVYIQSYISDAIQPVGWLEWNGTTGLDTISYGEYDNFGPGANTSKRVQWPGYSLLNLAQAMIFTVYNFTLGDTWLPQTDIPFYGGLLHTE, encoded by the exons ATGCAAACACAACACTTCTCTTCATCTCTCTTGTTCCTGACTCTTCTCTGCCTGTCATGGGCTTTTCTAATCTCTTCAACGCAGCCCCCGACACAAGCACCTTTGCAGTCACCAACACAGCCACCAACACAGCCTCCATCACAACCACCGTCACAGCCTCCACCGCGGCCTACATCGCAGCCACCGTCACAGCCTCCATCGCAGCCTACATCACAACCACCGTCACAGCCTCCATCGCAGCCACCTTCAAAGCCTCCAACGCAGCCACCTTCAAAGCCTCCAACGAAGTCGTCACAACAAGCCAACGTCGCTTGTAAATCAACTCCTTACCCTAAACTCTGCCGCACAATCCTCTCCGCCTTCAAATCCTCACCGTCCGATCCATACCGTTATGGAAAGTTCACACTCAAGCAATGCCTCAAACAAGCACGTCGCCTTTCCAAAGTCATCAACCGCTTTGCACAGCGCGTGGAGAAAGACCCCAAAGCGTCCACACCGGAGGAGGTCAGTGCAGTTGCTGACTGCGGCGACCTGGCGGCACTTAGCGTTGAATACCTGGAAGCGGTTACGGATGAGCTGAAAGCAGCGGAGCTGATGACGGAGGCGCTCGTTGATCGTGTGTCGAGTCTTCTTGGAGGCGTTGTGACCAACCAGCAGACGTGCCTCGACGGTCTTGAGGACGCTAATAGCACCTTTGCGTCGGTTCTTGGATCGCCGTTGGGGAATGTCACGCAGCTCTACAGTGTATCGTTGGGGCTTGTGAGTAACGCGCTTAGCCGTAATCTGAAGCGGTATAAAGGATCTAAGGGGAAGATCTTTGGTGGTGGTAACAAAGCTATTCGTGAACCGCTCGAAACTTTGATTAAG GTGTTACGCAAAACATGCGACAAGAGCAAGGAGTGTAGGCATGATAGGAGTTTAGGTGAGCTAGGGGAAACGAGCGGTGGCTCGATCCTCGTAAGAGAAGCAGTGATCGTCGGTCCATACGAAAACGATAACTTCACCACCATAACTGAGGCCGTCGCTGCAGCACCTAACAAAACGTTACCGGAGGATGGCTACTTCGTCATCTATGCAAGGGAAGGTCTTTACGAAGAATATATTGTCATCTCAAATAAAAAGAGAAACATAATGCTTATCGGAGATGGAATCAATAAAACCATCATTACTGGAAACCATAGTTTTATTGATGGCTGGACTACTTATAATTCTTCAAGCTTTG CGGTGGTCGGAGACCGGTTTGTTGCAGTTGATGTGACATTCCGAAACACAGCTGGACCGGAGAAACACCAGGCTGTGGCCGTGAGAAATAATGCTGATGGATCAACATTTTATCGGTGTAGTTTCGAAGGCTATCAAGATACTCTCTACGTCCATTCTTTGAGACAGTTTTACCGTGAATGTGACATATACG GTACCGTAGATTTTATTTTCGGAAATGCAGCTGCAGTATTTCAAAACTGTAATATTTATGCCCGAAAACCGATGGTAAACCAGAAAAATGCAGTGACGGCCCATGGAAGAACCGACCCAAACCAAAAAACTGGAATCTCCATAATCAATTGTACAATTGGAGCTGCCCCGGACCTCGCGGCTGACCCCAACCCGGCCATGACATTCCTTGGACGGCCATGGAAGCCTTACTCGAGGACGGTGTATATCCAATCATACATCAGTGATGCTATTCAACCAGTGGGATGGCTAGAATGGAATGGTACAACCGGGCTAGATACGATCTCATACGGTGAATATGACAACTTTGGACCGGGGGCTAATACAAGCAAGAGGGTCCAGTGGCCAGGGTATAGCCTATTGAACTTGGCACAAGCCATGATCTTCACCGTGTATAATTTCACTTTGGGAGACACTTGGTTGCCTCAAACAGATATTCCCTTTTACGGCGGGTTGCTTCACACGGAATGA
- the LOC106315343 gene encoding nicotianamine synthase 1-like, with protein sequence MACKNNLVVKQIIDLYDQISKLESLKPSKNVDTLFGQLVSTCLPTDTNIDVTKMSDEVKDMRSNLIKLCGEAEGYLEQHFATILGSLLQEDQNPLDHLNIFPYYNNYLKLGKLEFDLLSQHSSHVPSKIAFIGSGPMPLTSIVLAKFHLPNTTFHNFDIDSHANALATSLVSRDPDLSKRMFFHTTDVLNATEGLDQYGVVFLAALVGMDKEAKVKAIEHLEKHMAHGAVLMLRSAHALRAFLYPIVESSDLKGFQLLTIFHPTDDVVNSVVIARKLGGSTTTNGVNDTRDQSRPVGQAKETVASGRIIINNISGTN encoded by the coding sequence ATGGCTTGCAAAAACAATCTTGTTGTGAAGCAGATCATCGACTTATACGACCAAATCTCAAAGCTCGAGAGTTTGAAACCTTCAAAAAATGTCGACACATTGTTCGGACAACTCGTGTCCACGTGCTTACCCACGGACACAAACATCGATGTCACAAAGATGAGTGATGAAGTCAAAGACATGAGATCTAACCTCATCAAGCTATGTGGTGAAGCCGAAGGTTATTTAGAGCAACACTTCGCCACAATCTTGGGATCTTTATTACAAGAAGACCAAAACCCACTCGACCATTTAAACATCTTTCCTTACTACAACAACTACCTCAAGCTAGGCAAGCTCGAGTTCGATCTCTTGAGTCAACACTCGAGCCATGTTCCGTCCAAGATTGCCTTTATTGGTTCCGGACCAATGCCACTCACATCAATCGTCTTGGCTAAGTTCCACCTCCCCAACACGACGTTCCACAACTTTGACATAGATTCACACGCAAACGCACTCGCTACAAGCCTCGTATCTCGCGATCCGGACCTCTCCAAACGCATGTTCTTCCACACAACTGACGTGCTAAACGCCACGGAGGGGTTAGACCAATACGGCGTCGTTTTCTTGGCGGCTCTCGTTGGAATGGACAAAGAGGCGAAGGTCAAAGCCATCGAGCACTTGGAGAAACACATGGCTCATGGAGCTGTCCTCATGCTAAGGAGTGCTCATGCTCTTAGAGCCTTCTTGTATCCGATCGTTGAATCTTCGGATCTTAAAGGTTTCCAGCTCTTGACCATCTTTCACCCGACCGATGACGTGGTTAACTCGGTTGTGATCGCACGCAAGCTCGGTGGTTCGACTACCACGAACGGGGTTAATGATACTCGTGACCAGAGCCGGCCCGTGGGCCAAGCCAAGGAAACAGTGGCTTCCGGCCGCATTATTATAAATAATATTTCGGGCACAAATTAA
- the LOC106318816 gene encoding histone-lysine N-methyltransferase, H3 lysine-9 specific SUVH1-like has protein sequence MEGNYIDKTRVLDIKPLRTLRPIFPSGNQAPPFVCAPPFGPFPAGFSPFYPFGSSQVNEQAPHLSQAQRQPQIPPQRQHQPQNLSEHSLATPSRPLRSSNGDIEPVESTLKRKTPKKRQLSTVNFESGISVAERDNGNRELVTSVLMRFDALRRRLAQLEDAEDAVNGIIKRPDLKAGSTCMSRGVRTNTKKRPGLVPGVEIGDIFFFRFEMCLVGLHSPSMAGIDYLVIKGGDAEEEPIATSIVSSAYTENDRVNPDVLIYTGQGGHADKDKEASDQKLERGNLALEKSLHRNSAVRVIRSLKEATHRVKIYVYDGIYEIKEAWIEKGKSGRDTFKYKLVRAPNQPPAFARWTEIQSWKTGKSQRRGLILPDLTSGVESVAVSLVNEVDSENGPPYFTYSTTVKYSMSFQLTQPSSGCGCSCGNKCKPGNLECPCIRKNGGEFPYTGNDILVSRKAMVYECSPSCPCLTCKSKVTQMGVKLRLEVFKTVDRGWGLRSWDPIRAGAFICVYAGEARDKSKVQQTMANDDFTFDTTRVYTPFKWNYEAGLADEEASEEVSEEPELPLPLIISAKNIGNVARFMNHSCSPNVFWQPVSYENNGQLYLHVAFFAVSHIPPMTELTYDYGVTRPSGAQNGNPVYGKKRCFCGTQYCRGSFG, from the coding sequence ATGGAAGGAAACTACATTGATAAGACTCGAGTGTTGGATATCAAACCATTGCGTACTCTCAGACCTATCTTCCCCAGCGGAAACCAAGCTCCTCCTTTCGTCTGTGCTCCTCCTTTTGGTCCCTTTCCAGCTGGATTCTCACCTTTCTACCCCTTTGGCTCTTCTCAAGTGAATGAACAAGCACCACATCTCTCTCAAGCTCAGCGTCAGCCTCAGATTCCACCTCAACGTCAACACCAGCCTCAAAATCTATCAGAACATTCGCTGGCTACTCCTTCGAGGCCACTTAGATCTTCTAACGGAGACATAGAGCCTGTGGAGTCAACTTTGAAAAGAAAGACTCCTAAAAAGCGCCAGCTTTCTACTGTGAATTTCGAGAGTGGGATTAGTGTTGCTGAAAGAGACAACGGCAACAGGGAGCTGGTTACGAGTGTTCTTATGCGGTTTGACGCGCTGAGAAGAAGGCTTGCACAGCTGGAGGATGCGGAGGACGCGGTTAACGGGATCATCAAACGCCCTGACTTAAAAGCAGGATCCACTTGTATGAGCAGAGGGGTTAGGACCAACACCAAGAAGAGACCAGGTCTTGTTCCAGGCGTTGAGATTGGGGACATCTTCTTCTTCAGGTTTGAGATGTGTTTGGTTGGGTTGCATTCTCCATCGATGGCTGGCATTGACTATCTGGTCATCAAGGGGGGAGATGCAGAAGAGGAGCCTATCGCCACCAGCATTGTATCTTCTGCATATACCGAAAACGACAGAGTTAATCCGGATGTTCTGATATACACCGGTCAAGGCGGTCACGCTGATAAGGATAAAGAAGCATCTGACCAGAAGCTGGAGAGAGGTAACCTCGCGTTGGAGAAGAGCTTGCATAGGAACAGTGCGGTTAGGGTGATCAGAAGCTTGAAGGAGGCTACTCACAGGGTTAAGATCTATGTCTACGATGGGATCTACGAGATCAAAGAGGCGTGGATAGAGAAAGGCAAATCAGGACGCGACACCTTCAAGTATAAGCTAGTGAGAGCTCCTAATCAGCCTCCTGCTTTTGCTAGATGGACCGAGATACAAAGTTGGAAGACTGGTAAGTCTCAAAGGAGAGGACTCATCCTCCCTGATCTCACTTCAGGTGTTGAAAGCGTAGCTGTTTCGCTTGTGAACGAAGTTGATAGCGAGAATGGTCCTCCTTACTTCACCTACTCCACAACGGTTAAATACTCCATGTCTTTTCAGCTGACGCAGCCTTCTAGCGGATGCGGTTGCAGTTGCGGAAACAAATGCAAGCCAGGGAACTTGGAGTGCCCCTGCATAAGGAAGAACGGAGGCGAGTTTCCTTACACAGGGAATGATATTTTAGTTAGCCGGAAGGCTATGGTGTATGAGTGCAGCCCTTCTTGCCCTTGCTTGACTTGCAAAAGCAAGGTGACTCAGATGGGAGTGAAACTGAGGCTGGAGGTTTTCAAGACGGTGGATAGAGGATGGGGGTTGCGCTCATGGGATCCTATTCGCGCCGGTGCGTTTATATGTGTGTATGCAGGTGAGGCCAGAGATAAGTCCAAGGTGCAGCAGACGATGGCTAATGATGACTTTACTTTTGATACGACGCGTGTCTACACCCCTTTTAAATGGAACTATGAGGCTGGCTTAGCGGACGAAGAGGCTTCCGAGGAGGTGTCTGAAGAACCTGAACTCCCATTGCCTCTTATAATCAGTGCTAAGAATATTGGGAACGTTGCAAGGTTCATGAACCACAGCTGCTCTCCTAATGTTTTCTGGCAGCCGGTTAGTTATGAGAATAACGGTCAGCTCTACTTGCATGTCGCCTTCTTTGCCGTTTCTCACATCCCTCCTATGACTGAGTTGACTTACGACTATGGTGTTACACGACCAAGCGGAGCTCAAAATGGCAATCCTGTGTATGGTAAAAAGAGGTGCTTCTGCGGAACACAGTATTGCCGTGGCTCATTTGGTTGA
- the LOC106317806 gene encoding histone-lysine N-methyltransferase, H3 lysine-9 specific SUVH1-like, giving the protein MEGNFGSYTDKTRVLDIKPLRTLRPVFPSGNQAPPFVCAPPFGPFPPGFSPFYPFSSSQHTPDLNQAQNPPQHHNNNSEPSLVTPLRTFRSPNGDVEPSTVKRKITKKRTPLVCPENFSSGISVVDRENGNRKLVTSVVMRFDALRRRFSQLEDAKEAASGSIKRGDLKAGSTCMSRGVRTNTKKRPGVVPGVEIGDVFFFRFEMCLVGLHSPSMAGIDYLLVKGGGETGEEPIATSIVSSGYYDNDEGNPDVLVYTGQGGGNADKEKQTSDQKLERGNLALEKSLLRNSPVRVIRGLKEASQSAKIYVYDGLYEIKESWVEKGKLGHNTFKYKLVRAPGQPPAFASWIAIQKWKAGLPSREGLILPDLTSGVESIGVSLVNEVDAENGPPYFTYSTTVNYSESFKLSQPSVGCHCSNACKPGNLDCHCIRKNGGDFPYCGNGVLVSRKGMVHECSPSCPCSACKNKVTQMGVKVKLEVFKTVNRGWGLRSWDPIRAGSFICIYAGEAKDKSKVQQTMGDDDYTFDTTRVYTPFKWNYELGLADEDGSEEMSEEPELPLPLVISAKNAGNVARFMNHSCSPNVFWQPVSYEHNGQLYLHVAFFAMSHIPPMTELTYDYGVTRPSGTQNGNTLYGKKKCFCGSEFCRGSFG; this is encoded by the coding sequence ATGGAAGGGAACTTCGGAAGCTACACTGACAAGACTCGAGTGTTGGATATCAAACCGTTGCGCACTCTAAGACCTGTCTTCCCAAGTGGGAACCAAGCTCCTCCTTTTGTCTGTGCACCTCCTTTCGGTCCTTTCCCTCCTGGCTTCTCTCCTTTCTATCCCTTTAGCTCCTCTCAACACACTCCAGATCTCAACCAAGCTCAGAATCCACCTCAGCATCATAACAACAACTCAGAGCCTTCGTTGGTTACTCCTCTGAGGACATTCAGGTCTCCTAACGGCGACGTGGAGCCTTCAACTGTGAAGAGAAAGATCACTAAAAAGCGTACTCCTCTCGTTTGTCCTGAGAATTTCTCGAGTGGGATCAGCGTGGTTGATAGAGAGAATGGGAACAGGAAGCTGGTGACGAGTGTGGTCATGCGGTTTGACGCGTTGAGAAGAAGGTTTTCGCAGCTGGAAGATGCTAAGGAAGCGGCCAGCGGGTCTATCAAACGCGGCGATTTGAAAGCAGGATCCACTTGTATGAGCAGAGGTGTCAGGACCAACACCAAGAAGAGGCCTGGTGTTGTTCCTGGCGTTGAGATTGGTGACGTGTTCTTCTTCAGGTTTGAGATGTGTTTGGTTGGGTTGCATTCTCCCTCGATGGCTGGGATTGACTATCTCCTCGTCAAGGGAGGGGGTGAAACAGGAGAGGAGCCTATCGCCACTAGCATTGTTTCCTCTGGTTACTACGATAATGATGAAGGTAATCCTGATGTTTTGGTTTATACCGGTCAAGGCGGTGGTAATGCTGACAAAGAGAAGCAGACCTCTGACCAGAAGCTAGAGAGAGGTAATCTCGCGTTGGAGAAGAGTTTGCTTAGGAACAGTCCGGTGAGGGTTATAAGAGGGTTGAAAGAGGCTTCTCAGAGTGCTAAGATCTATGTTTACGATGGGCTCTATGAGATCAAAGAGTCATGGGTGGAGAAAGGGAAGTTAGGACACAACACTTTCAAGTATAAGCTAGTGAGAGCTCCTGGTCAGCCTCCTGCGTTTGCTTCGTGGATTGCTATACAGAAGTGGAAAGCAGGTTTGCCTTCGAGAGAAGGGCTTATCCTCCCTGATCTCACTTCAGGTGTTGAAAGCATAGGCGTCTCGCTTGTGAATGAAGTTGATGCAGAGAATGGCCCTCCTTATTTCACCTACTCAACAACTGTGAACTACTCAGAGTCGTTTAAGCTGAGTCAGCCTTCTGTTGGATGCCATTGTAGCAATGCCTGCAAGCCAGGGAACTTGGACTGTCACTGCATAAGGAAAAACGGAGGTGACTTCCCTTACTGCGGTAATGGAGTGCTAGTTAGCCGCAAGGGTATGGTACATGAGTGCAGCCCATCCTGTCCCTGCTCGGCTTGCAAAAACAAGGTGACTCAAATGGGAGTTAAAGTGAAGCTTGAAGTTTTCAAGACGGTGAATAGAGGATGGGGCTTGCGGTCATGGGATCCCATTCGTGCCGGCTCGTTTATATGCATTTATGCAGGTGAGGCCAAGGACAAGTCGAAGGTGCAGCAAACGATGGGTGATGACGATTATACCTTTGATACAACACGTGTCTATACCCCTTTTAAATGGAACTATGAGCTTGGCTTAGCAGACGAAGATGGTTCCGAGGAGATGTCTGAAGAACCTGAACTCCCGCTGCCTCTTGTAATCAGTGCTAAGAATGCTGGGAACGTTGCCCGGTTCATGAACCACAGTTGCTCCCCTAATGTTTTCTGGCAACCGGTTAGTTATGAACACAACGGTCAGCTCTACTTGCATGTAGCCTTCTTTGCCATGTCACACATCCCTCCCATGACTGAGTTAACTTATGACTATGGTGTTACTCGACCAAGTGGAACTCAAAATGGCAATACTTTGTATGGTAAAAAGAAGTGCTTTTGCGGATCAGAGTTTTGCCGTGGCTCATTTGGTTGA
- the LOC106317805 gene encoding phospholipid-transporting ATPase 1: MDSRNSIDHHHHNDSISGVSSRWSLSSKDPSLREVTFGDLGSKRIRHGSAGADSEMLSMSQKEIKDEDARLVYINDAERTNERFDFTGNSIKTAKYSVFTFLPRNLFEQFHRVAYVYFLVIAVLNQLPQLAVFGRGASIMPLAFVLLVSAIKDAYEDFRRHRSDRVENNRLALVFEEGRFREKQWKYIRVGEVVKVVSNQTLPCDMVLLATSDPTGVVYVQTTNLDGESNLKTRYAKQETLQKAADLETFNGFIKCEKPNRNIYGFQANMEIDGRRLSLGPSNIILRGCELKNTEWALGVVVYAGGETKAMLNNSGAPSKRSRLETRMNLEIILLSLFLIALCTTAAATAAVWLRRHRDDLDTILFYRRKDYSERPGGKNHNYYGWGWEIFFTFFMAVIVYQIMIPISLYISMELVRIGQAYFMTRDDQMYDESSNSSFQCRALNINEDLGQIKYLFSDKTGTLTDNKMEFQCACIGGVDYSDWKSADSEHGGYSIEVDGNILKPKMRVRVDPELLELTKNGYATKEAKRANEFFLSLAACNTIVPIVTNTSDPNVKLVDYQGESPDEQALVYAAASYGFLLIERTSGHIVINVRGEMQRYNVLGLHEFDSDRKRMSVILGCPDTSVKLFVKGADSSMFSVMDESYGDVIEETKKQLHAYSSDGLRTLVVGMRKLNDTEFEQWHSSFEAASTALIGRAGLLRKVAGNIETNLRIVGATAIEDKLQRGVPEAIESLRIAGIKVWVLTGDKQETAISIGFSSRLLTRSMRQIVINSNSLDSCRRSLEEANASIESNDESVALIIDGTSLIYVLDNDLEDVLFQVACKCSAVLCCRVAPFQKAGIVALVKNRTSDMTLAIGDGANDVSMIQMADVGVGISGQEGRQAVMASDFAMGQFRFLVPLLLVHGHWNYQRMGYMILYNFYRNAVFVLILFWYVLFTCYTLTTAITEWSSVLYSVIYTSVPTIIIGILDKDLGRRTLLNHPQLYGVGQRGEGYSTTLFWYMMFDTIWQSAAIFFIPLFAYWGSTIDTSSLGDLWTIAAVVVVNLHLAMDIIRWNWITHAAIWGSIVAACICVIVIDVIPTLPGYWAIFEVTSTWMFWFCLLAIVVTSLLPRFAIKYLGEYYRPSDVRIAREAEKLGTFIESQTMETEMNQIGDPPRR, from the exons ATGGATTCGAGGAACTCAATCGATCATCACCACCACAACGATTCAATCTCCGGCGTCTCCTCTCGATGGAGCCTCTCGTCCAAAGACCCCTCCCTCAGAGAAGTCACTTTCGGCGATTTGGGATCGAAGCGTATCCGCCACGGATCAGCCGGAGCCGACTCCGAGATGCTGAGCATGTCTCAGAAGGAGATCAAAGACGAAGACGCTCGGTTAGTCTACATCAACGACGCCGAGAGAACCAACGAGAGGTTCGACTTCACTGGGAACTCGATCAAGACAGCGAAGTACTCTGTCTTCACCTTCTTGCCTCGGAACTTGTTCGAACAGTTCCACAGAGTCGCTTACGTGTACTTTTTAGTTATAGCTGTGCTGAATCAGCTCCCTCAGCTTGCGGTTTTCGGTAGAGGCGCGTCCATCATGCCTCTGGCCTTTGTCCTCTTGGTCTCGGCCATCAAAGACGCTTACGAGGATTTTCGGAGGCATAGGTCGGATAGAGTTGAGAACAATAGGTTGGCTTTAGTGTTCGAGGAGGGGCGGTTTCGGGAGAAGCAGTGGAAGTATATTCGTGTTGGGGAGGTTGTTAAAGTTGTGTCTAACCAGACTCTTCCTTGTGACATGGTGCTGTTGGCTACGAGTGATCCCACAGGGGTTGTGTACGTGCAGACGACTAATTTGGATGGAGAGTCGAATCTCAAGACGAGGTACGCTAAGCAGGAGACTCTTCAGAAGGCTGCTGATTTGGAGACGTTTAATGGGTTCATCAAGTGTGAGAAACCGAACAGGAACATATACGGGTTTCAAGCGAACATGGAGATTGATGGAAGGAGGCTCTCTCTTGGACCTTCTAATATTATTCTCAGAGGATGTGAGCTCAAGAACACTGAGTGGGCCTTAGGTGTTGTTGTCTACGCTGGTGGCGAGACGAAAGCTATGCTGAACAACTCCGGAGCGCCGTCGAAGAGGAGTAGGCTGGAGACTCGGATGAATCTAGAGATCATTCTGCTGTCTTTGTTTCTGATAGCTTTATGTACAACCGCGGCTGCGACCGCTGCTGTGTGGTTGAGACGGCACAGGGATGATTTGGACACGATTCTGTTTTACAGGAGAAAGGACTACTCCGAGAGGCCAGGAGGGAAGAATCATAACTACTATGGCTGGGGTTGGGAGATATTCTTCACTTTCTTTATGGCGGTCATCGTGTACCAGATCATGATTCCCATCTCTCTCTACATATCTATGGAGCTTGTCCGTATTGGTCAAGCGTACTTCATGACTCGAGATGATCAGATGTATGATGAGTCTTCGAATTCGAGTTTCCAGTGCAGGGCGTTGAATATAAATGAAGATTTAGGGCAGATTAAGTATTTGTTCTCTGATAAGACTGGTACTCTCACTGACAACAAGATGGAGTTTCAATGTGCCTGCATAGGAGGTGTAGATTACTCTGACTGGAAGTCTGCAGACAGCGAACATGGTGGATACTCCATTGAAG TTGATGGAAATATATTGAAGCCAAAGATGAGAGTGAGAGTTGATCCTGAGCTTCTTGAACTGACGAAAAACGGCTATGCAACAAAAGAAGCAAAACGTGCGAATGAGTTCTTCCTCTCACTGGCGGCTTGCAATACAATTGTGCCAATCGTTACCAACACATCTGATCCCAATGTAAAGCTGGTAGATTATCAAGGGGAGTCCCCTGATGAGCAAGCGTTGGTTTATGCAGCAGCTTCTTATGGTTTCCTGCTCATTGAGAGAACCTCTGGTCATATAGTTATTAATGTCCGAGGAGAAATGCAAAGGTACAATGTTTTGGGATTGCATGAGTTTGATAGTGACCGAAAGAGAATGTCAGTGATATTGGGATGCCCGGACACGTCAGTGAAGCTCTTTGTAAAAGGTGCAGACTCATCCATGTTCAGTGTCATGGATGAATCCTACGGCGATGTCATAGAAGAGACCAAGAAACAGCTTCACGCCTACTCCTCTGACGGTTTGAGAACTCTTGTCGTTGGGATGAGAAAGCTGAACGATACAGAGTTTGAGCAATGGCATTCTTCGTTCGAGGCGGCAAGCACCGCCTTGATTGGTAGAGCCGGGTTGCTAAGAAAGGTTGCTGGGAACATCGAGACTAACCTTAGGATAGTAGGAGCCACTGCGATCGAAGACAAACTGCAGCGTGGTGTCCCTGAAGCGATAGAGTCTCTCAGAATCGCGGGGATCAAAGTATGGGTGTTGACTGGTGACAAGCAAGAAACTGCCATATCCATTGGCTTCTCATCGAGGCTCCTGACGAGAAGCATGAGGCAGATTGTAATTAACAGCAACTCGTTGGATTCTTGCCGGAGGAGCTTAGAAGAAGCAAACGCCAGTATTGAAAGTAATGACGAGAGTGTTGCTTTAATTATTGACGGTACCAGTCTCATATATGTACTCGACAACGATCTTGAAGATGTG CTCTTCCAAGTGGCATGTAAATGCTCTGCGGTACTCTGCTGCCGTGTTGCTCCTTTCCAGAAAGCTGGAATCGTTGCACTTGTAAAGAACCGCACTTCGGATATGACTCTCGCCATTGGTGATG GTGCCAATGATGTCTCCATGATCCAAATGGCTGATGTTGGGGTAGGGATCAGTGGCCAAGAAGGTCGGCAAGCTGTGATGGCATCAGATTTCGCAATGGGACAGTTCAGATTCTTAGTTCCGCTATTGCTCGTCCATGGACACTGGAATTACCAAAGGATGGGTTACATGATACTATACAATTTCTATAGAAATGCAGTTTTCGTTCTAATTTTATTTTG GTACGTTTTGTTTACTTGCTACACACTGACAACCGCCATCACGGAATGGAGTAGTGTCTTGTACTCAGTCATATACACATCGGTTCCTACAATAATTATCGGTATTCTAGACAAAGACCTCGGGAGGAGGACTCTTCTCAATCACCCTCAGCTCTACGGTGTGGGCCAGAGGGGAGAGGGATATTCCACAACGCTCTTCTGGTATATGATGTTTGACACAATCTGGCAAAGTGCAGCCATCTTCTTCATTCCTCTTTTCGCTTATTGGGGCAGTACCATCGACACGTCAAGCCTAGGAGATCTATGGACCATTGCTGCAGTTGTGGTGGTCAATCTTCACTTGGCTATGGATATAATAAGATGGAACTGGATCACTCACGCCGCCATATGGGGATCCATTGTTGCAGCTTGTATATGTGTTATTGTCATCGATGTTATACCCACACTCCCTGGTTACTG GGCAATTTTCGAAGTGACCTCAACATGGATGTTCTGGTTCTGCTTGCTTGCCATTGTTGTGACATCACTGCTTCCTAGATTCGCTATCAAGTATCTCGGTGAGTATTACAGACCTTCAGATGTTCGGATTGCTAGAGAGGCTGAAAAGCTTGGGACATTCATAGAATCCCAAACAATGGAAACTGAAATGAATCAGATTGGTGATCCTCCAAGGAGATAA